acacctgaaactaacacaatattgtaaatcaactatactccaatataaaattttaaaaattttaataaataaattgattttgcTCAATAATTTGTCATGCTTCATATGCTGCattatatcttcatttttatCCAAACCACATTATATTCAATCTCTTGTACATCATGATCACTTAAACTACAAATTCCCTTTTTAAATTTGTGCCATCTTCCTATTCATAATGAACATTTGTATTTGTTCTGATGAATGCTTTAGTAGAATTTGTAACCATTTTTGCAATTAAtgacagtttttatttcaaaactgaaaaagaaaagaaagcttaatTCAACCTGTCACAATGCTCCCCACTCCCAGTGGAGCCAGCTGACAGAGCTGGGCACATCGCCTTCTGCAAACTTACTGCACTAGTTTGTCATTTAATACATGTGTAAAGTTTTTTCTGATACATATCCCAAGAATATTTGATAGTCTTCCATAAAAATTGGTAAAGAACATAATTTAAAAACCATTCGAACTTCtggtaaagaaaaatgaagtaagaAAACAATATCTTTAGAAACACAGCTGGAtgtagcaaaaaagaaagaaagaaagaacctaGGATGATGCTTGCAACAAAGATGTCTGTGCCTCTTGACTTTGTCTCCACCTACCAGGTAGTCCATATTTGCCTGTTAAGAGAACTATAGGAAATGGAGTTGGGGATGCTAAacttacttttctttcaaggggaGAAAGCATAGCCTGTTGGAAAAGTTAGAAAACTGGAGGGAGTTTCCCTTTCTAATCGACTGTTATGATCAAAgtggagtttttgttgttgttatctcTCTTTTGAAGGAAGGATGTACTCTGATGTGAAACACAGCAACAGAGGAAGATAATATTGTTAAAGAAATCTAGTTCAAGAACGTTAGTGGCTTGAAAAGTTTGAGAGAAGTTTCTTGCAAATTCTCAAAATCTTAGGAGAGGTGACAGATTGTAGTTTGACAAATGTTTTCCACAGATCTCCTGAAAATATCATCTAAGAAGGCATGGGGAAGGTACATGCCAAACCAAATTTAAAAGGGGATAAAATTGGCCTTTTGAAGAACAGAAGACAAAAGTTGGCCACTGAAAAGTAAGGCAAGGGTAGGCTGTTTTATTAAGTGGTAAGTTATGTggtgatataaataaatatttacattgatTATGGTcctataaatagataaatatgtaaatatatggcaGCCTGTTGGCACCACCTGTGTGTTTCACCCCAGGGACCAGGACGTTATTCAGCTAAATCTCATCTAGTATTTCATAGACAGTTAAGACCTCATAGTAGCAAAATAAATCAGAATTGATATTTAAATGATTCTTTCCAACCCTGTAAAACTTTGGGGGAGAGCCTCACAAATAGAAGGATTTTAAGGGCAATTGGCAAGGGTAAGTACATTACTCATGCtctatttttgggctccaaaatcactgcagatggtgattgcagccatgaaattaaaaaacgtttactccttggaaagaaagttatgaccaacctagacagcatattaaaaagcagagacattactttgccaacaaaggtccatttagtcaaggttatggtttttccagtagtcatgtatggatgtgagagttggactataaagaaagctgagcgctgaagaattgatgcttttgaattatggtgttggagaagactcttgagagtcccttgaactgcaaggagatccaaccagtccttcctaaaggagatcagccctgggtgttcatgttgaagctgaaactccagtactttggccacctgatggggagagctgactcatttgaaaagaccctgatgctgaggaagagtgagggcaggaggagaaggggatgacagaggatgagacggttggatggcatcaccgactcaatggacatgagtttgggtgggctccaggagttgatgatggacagagaggtctggcgtactgcggttcatggggtcacaaagagtcggacacaactgagcgactgaactgaactgaactgaagtatgttACTTTGGCAGTATCCCTCTGTACAGATTTCCTTATTCTTCCTTTTAAGATTTCCTTTGTCGTCTATTCTGTTTTTCTcaaaaatgtcctttttctggGGAGAGATTATTTCCTGGATCCGGAATGACTTGAGAAGCAGCTGAGGATGTGACCTGACTGCAACATCTCAAGGAAAAAGTGACTTGTGTTCCCTCCCAGAGGCTGGCATTCCTGACCGACCCAGAGGAGCTCCCCACTCCCCTTCcccccctttcccttttctttatttcttacttGCATTTTGCCGCACTGGTAAGACAACAGGAAGCACTGGGCTTCCTCCCAGGGCATTCAACTGAAGGGATGTGCTCACCACATTGATAACAGTAGccggaaaagaaagaaacacacccACCCTCCAGAAAGCATGACCCTCCCCCTCACTCTCCTTTCCCCGCCTCATGTGGCTCCACTTCCCCTCGGAGCCTCACAGGCTCCATCAGGGCTCCATCAGGGCTGCACTATGgaggccactccagtgttcaagCCAATTTTATCCCCATGAAAATTTGGTTTGGCCGTGTACCTTCCCTATGCTCACCTTTCCGGTAGTGTTTTTTTGGAGCTCTGCGGCAAAGACAATCCTCAAACTGGCTTCTGCTAATGCCACTTCTCCAAAGATTTTGAAACTTCTTCTCTCGGTTTCAGAAACATGTGTGATACTGTTGTCTAAACTTATTAAGCATGAATCATTGCCGCACTGACTCAACTGGTATCAGTATTGCTATGCAGGTTCTTACATGAAAAGTCGTTTGTTGTGTTGCCCTTTATAAGCCAACATCCATGAAATAAGAAGCTGGGGGGTGGATTTTTAGTTACAAACTTAGTGTGTCCAGTGATGTGTTACATATCACTGAAGTTTGGAGTCTAGTTTCCATATTTTCCATATGAAGGGTTCTGAAGTTAGGGAGAGTGTGAGACTGAGTGCCCGAGGAATGACCACAGGACCAAGAAGACCCGAAAAGATGCTGAGAATGCTTATTGCACTCATATGATGATGGAACAATTGAAACAATAGCCATGGCTAGGATATGAGTGAAAGACACAAGCAGATCTTGGGAGCAGTCCCTGAAGACAGTTTTTAAGGAGCACTAAGAAGTATAattgagcgactggactgaactgaactgaactgaactgaagaagtatAATTTGACCAGAGACTTCACCTGGAATGTGGAGTCTGTGCATTGCAGTCTTTCCTGGGATTTAGCTGGCCCACTCCTGGTAGCTAACACTAAGACCAAGAATTGCCTGAGCTCTCAGATGTCCCGAGTGAATGGGTCAGTGTCTTAAGAATTCCTAAGTATCTAAGTGAGTACCATGTCCACTGATGTTTCACCTAATCTTTCTTCTCAGAGAAAATGCATCTATAGATGTTGGACTCTGCATTTGAAAAACTTGGTTATCCCAGAAACAGTCTCTGCCCTGGACCAGGTAGTTTCCCTGGTCAGTCCCCTCAGCCACCATGAATCTTGAAAATCATGGTGAAAACCAGAATCCTTTTGCATCAGCCTTTTGTCTTGATTGTTGAGAGGGAAGATGCTGCATGAGTGAAAGAGGAAGGAATTGAAAGAGattcctttgttgtaaattacCTCCAAGCTGTCACCATACCATGCTGCTGCCTTCAGAACAGCCTCAGAAGGATAGGTGACCTTCAACTACTCTGGACTTTCTCACCTCTGTACCGAATGAATCTTTCCACATTTGCCATTTTATCAGCAAACGTGCTATTCAGTAACCACTAGCTGCCTACTGATTGCTATTAAAtgtctctgtgctgtgctgtgtttagtcgctcagtcatgcccaactctttgcaatccggtggactgtagcctgccaggcttctctgtccatgggattctccaggcaagaatactggatcgggttaccatgccctcctccagcggatctttctaaaccagggatcgaacccaggtctcctgcactgcaggcggattctttaccagttgagctaccagagaagtccaaagTGTCTCTGAACTTCCGACAGCCTAGGGTTTTcccaaattaaatgaaatattccatataaagcacttagaacaaaaTAAAGGCTTGGTAATTGTTGATGAGATGGAGTAGAAGACAAGGCTGGTTAGTGaagagtatttttttcttttccttataatACTTCCCCCCACCTATTGTCTGTTTCCTTTGACCCCATGCCATCATATCCTCCACACTGTTTTAGAGAAGGTCTCCAAGGCAGGAGTCTTCTCCCAATTTGGGCTACATTTgaatatgcatgctcagtcgtgtcctactttttgcaaccctatggactatagcccaccaggctcctctgtctatgggatttcccagcaagaatactggagtaggttgccatttcttcttccaggggatcttcccaatccagggattgaactcacatctcctacatctcctgcattggcaggcagattctctaccaccgaaccacctgggaatcccacgtTTGAATGTACTACTTGTAATATGATGAGATGTGGCATCTGACTCATGTCCAGCCTCTTCCGATGTCTACTCATAATGAATTAGAGGTACAATCATCTCTGGAGGATTTGCCTTTATACTTTTGACTGCATTCTTAGCTGTCTGTGGTTCCCTGATACACCCAAGTACCAGAATTTCTTGGGCCCAGTATTACTGAATACCAGTGCACTCAGGGTCCCAGAAGGAACCAGATGGGTGAATGCAGTAATTGCATTCAAACAAGTATAACTCTAGAAGGATTTATAAAGGGACTGTTTACAAAAGGGtgggaagggaaaggcaaaccacaaGAGATAATGCAATTACACAGGGCTGGTAATGCCAGAGCTGTCCCCTGTTCCTAGGCCCAGAAAGGAGGAACCCATGATGTGATTGGCTCTGAGAACCCCAAGGCAGAGGTCTGTGTGGAAAGGACCACCTTGAGAGGTGGTAATTTACAGCCTCTGGTCGTGAGTACAGCCAACTTGAGacaaatccagaggcaggagtcaGGAGAAAGAACACTCTGACCTCTCTtgcctctttctctctgatctaccAAGGCTCCTTCTCAGCCAAAGACAATCAGATACGCCCTCGCAGAGGACAAGGGAGCCCACTGAGGTCTGCTTCCTAAGGCAGGACAGAGAAGTGTGGAGGATGATTCTGGAGGGAGCAATGGAAGAAATAGGGCATATTACAGAGATAAAAGTGGGCCATACATGTATCAAGAGTGACCAAAGATGATCAGTGGTATGAACCAAGGATTAGAGTTTATCCAATTTATTTCAACTGGGGTCCCTGAACAAAATCAGTGGACCCCCAAACAACTTGTTTTGGGCTTCTAGAAAAATCTTAAATTTGTTTTGTGACTGGATTTTCAAAATCTGAATTACTGTTACTTATATTAACAGTCCAAATTCTGACATTATTTGATTCTGAATACTCTCCTGTCTGAATATTCCAGCTTGTGGCATCTGGGGGTGGACTCCCATCTCCACCCACTGAGGAAACATCACTGGGTGCTCCGTCTGGCTATATGGGAGGCTTTAGGCAGACATCATGCTGGTCTCCCCATGGAACACTGGGGACAGGCTCTGTGGGTCCCACCTCTGGCATCCACAGAGAGGATATCAGAGTGTACTTTTCTCCTGCAGGTGGGGCCAAGGGTGGGCAAAGCAGGACAAAGGTACAGAATTAGCTGGAGAAACAACTCAGGACTGGAGGCAGAAATCCCCCTGCTCTTAccactcttatttttttattattggtgtataattgctTTGAAATGTGTTtctgatgtacaacaaagtgaatcagctacaagtatgtatcCTTCCTCTTGAGTTTCCCTCCCACCCCTACCCTCCCTTACCACTCTTCTTaacacaaggaaagaaaagaaatttggaaaatagaCTTTGGACCCTAGTGATGGACTAACAGACTAAGAAAAGTTTACAGCCTTCTGAAGTTCCTGCCACAGGCAGGGGTAGGGCTCTCCGCTAATGCCTTCTCAGTTTGCTATTCCACAAGGCTGGCCCCTGAGAACAGGTAGAGGGTGGTGAGCAGCATGGTGTGACTGGAGGGACTTCAAAAGGCCTGCTTGATCCCAAACTATCTCCCTTGCTGGCATGAGGGTCTGCCTGAATTTTTCATCATTAGAGTCATCTCTTTATGCAAAGAATTTGCTTCAAGAAGTCCTCTGCTAAAATTTTTGCACACCCTGCTTAAAAGGGTGTGGAAcacatctgtctttctctttggtcttctCAAGATCTAACTTCCCTTCCTGTTCTGAGAATTTCACCCCTTATGATTGTTTATAGGAAGCAGAGCCCATCTTCTATTGCCAGGGCAGGTGCACAGGAGCTAAGGTCAACCAAGCAAGTCCAGTCGCTCCAGACTATGTGTCTGGAACTAGCGACCCGGGATACCAGAACACGGATAGCACTTGTTTTGGCAGCAGGGGGCAGCGGTGGCGGTGAGCCTTGTGTCCGTGGCCCTGTCCCGAGCTGTCAGTGGCAGCAGCACAAACTCTGGTGTCCAGAGGTAGGGAGAGCCTGCAGTCGTGTCCTCACAACTAGTTTACGGCATGATTTGGGCTGTGGTCCTCACTGCTATGTAGCATCCCCTGTTCCTGCCCATTTTAAGGTCTGTTCTTCAGCCTTCCCAGAGTCTAAAACTTCCCAGGATCCTTTTACTAAATCCTCATGTGGCTTAAATCATCACACAGAGCCATCCTTATTTGCAGGAAATGAAGAACACTGGCTGACACAAGGGGTGACACATTAACTCAAGAGAAGCCTTATAGGTACCAGCCACAGATAGATTCGTGTGTCTCATTAGCTAATTGCCACCTTGGGAAACAGCAGGATGGCAGGAAAGAGTTTTTATTGGTGGGGGAAAAGAGTCTGGTCTTATGGGCATCAGCTGATGGGTCTTGCCCAGAAGAACACTGGGCACACACTTCAAGGCAAACTGAGGGACAGATATTCATAGGACTAGGCTGGAGCAGTGCAGGATGGGGAGAGGTGTGATGACAGGAAGGATGAAGACGCAATGAGGGCAACAGCTAACACAGGCTGACATGAATGGTACTGAGTGTGAAGCTTGCTGAAATGGCCTTGTTTATACTTGTTGAGCATCCAAGGGAAGTTTCAGCTTTGTCAAAGTAAGACCACTGTTTTTTATCACTTTGATTTGCCTAAACATTTCTGCTGACATTTAGTCTTCACGGTAATAGTAATCAACTTGTGGGATTTCTGtcttctccccacctccacatCCCCACCACCCTTTATTTAATAAGCAGGGATAACAAAGCAAGGACAGCTCTCTCTCAACTACTGAAAGGGCTGTGTCTTTATGAACTTTTCCCCAGAGAGGAGCAGAGAAACTGTTCACcgtggggaggaagggggaaaggaaaCTAGGAATGTAGTGAGTCCAGATACCAAACATCTACTAAGTTTTCATGGGTTTTGTGGAAAGTAGGAGTGTTCACAAGCTGATAGAATTCCCTCCTTTCTGCATTCCTGTCTACTTTCCCTCTGAACAAAGACTGTGCCAGGTATTCAGTTACTATCTGAAAAAACCCAGGGCCCCCCAGTTACTGTTATTTTAACTTTTCCATGGAAGGGTCATGTTTGCCCGCTGGAGACTCTGGGCATGAACACAGGGCACCCAGAGAGGACCCTGTTGCAGGCCACTCTGGCTGCAGTGGTGACACGAAGACAGGAGGTGAGAGGTCCTATCTGAGTCCCCAGCTCGGCTCTGAAAGACTCCTCCTTGCGGAACCCTCAGAACACTGACTCTTTCCATCCACAGGACAAGATTTGAGCTCTTGGAGGTATTTTTGCTGCAGGGAAGCACGGAATCCCTTCCCTTTCTCACCAGCTTCAGGGATGTCACCAAAGGAAGGGCACAAATATAACCTGTGtgaaactaccaaaaaaaaaaaaaattaaggaaagaaaaaaacacaagttgaatttgattttaaaaatatttataagacacatttttttattttcacagactgtcacttaataaatattttaccaaGATAGTTGAAAATATACCACAGTGAAGGAGGAAGAACCTGGGACAACTAACGGATGGAAACATTTTAGACTTTAATTTAAACCTCAGTTCATCAGATTTGTCTTCTGCATCAGATCTTGAAACTCAGCAGAGAAGGTGTCCTTACATGCACAGACCAAAGTTCTAACGCGGGCATGTTAGAACGTAGTTGGGGTCAGTATATGGAGGACCAGTGGCAGCGGCTCTTGATGACCTGAAGCAGAGGCTTCCTGAACGTGAGGAAGGTGATGGTGCAGGCCACCAGCAGGGTGAGGCAGCTGGGAAGGATAAGCACGAGGTACAGCAGGCCCATGTCGACCCGCTCCCACTTACAGACCTGAGGAATGCCCGCAGGCAGCTCCGTCAGGCGAATGACCTTGGAGGAGAGGTTGCAAGTGACCATGGCCAAGTCGGCGACAATGTGCAGGCGCTGCAGGGCCCCCCAGTCCTCCACCCCACAGCAGTCATACGGATTCTGACTGAGGTAGACGGTCCGCAGGCTTCCTGCGAGCTGCTCAGACACCGCCCTCTGAGGAAGGGCCGTGAGCCAGTTCCTGCGGAGATCCAGGGTCTGCAGGGCCAGGCTGCCCCCGAACCTAGGGAAACTGGTCAAGGCATTTCCTGACAGGTCCAAGCTCCTCAGATTCTCAAATGCAGAGAAGTCCAACTCTGTGAAGCTGGAAGTGAGGCCCACGTTCCTGAGAGACAGGACCTGTAATGTGGGGGCAACATCCCAGAGAGGGGCAATGCTTCCATTCAGAACCCCCCAGTTTCCAGACAGGTCTAAGTGGGTGAGAGAGGTGCCCTGAAACGAGCAGTCTTGTAGTGCCCCCAGCCCACAGCCCTCCAGGGACAGGCTCTGCAAAGATGCCACGTTTCTGAAATCCACACAGCCAGGGGTGCCCCTGGGGTCCAAGCCCGCGGGCGAGGGACAAAGTGAGATCTGGTTATGGCTCATGTCAACTGTAGCGAGGTTCCTGGCATTGGCAAAAAGGCCAGTGGGGACACCCAGGAGCTGGTTGGAGCTCAGGTTGAAGGACCGGAGGCTCCTCAGGCAGCCAGGGAGCCCCGGAGCCAAGTGCAGCTCGGACAGCTGGTTCTGACTCAGGTCCAACTCCACAAGTGCCCCTGGTGGCTCATGCTCCCGGATGTGGAGCTTCATCAGGCAGTTCTGCTTGAGGTTTAAGTGGGAGAGGGAAGGCATTTTCTTCAGGAAGCCATCTGGCAGGTACTGGAACTGGTTCTGGCTCATATCCAGGAAGCGGAGACCGGAGAGGTCGCTGGACGCGAACTCCTCCCAGAGGTTGACGGTGGTGATGTTGGTCACGTTGCCATCCACCAGGAGGAACTGGGCCACCATCTCCTGCGGTGAGGAGGTGTTGTACAGGTCCCTGTAGAAGCCCATGCTGTTGTCCCGCAGAAGCAGCGTGTGCAGCTTGCTGCACTGGGGCAGGAGGGGGAAGAACAGCAGCTGATTGTGAGAGAGGTCCAGGGTCTCCAGTTCAAAGGCGGCCTCTCCCCCAGACGCTAGGAACCACTCCAGGACGTTGTAGCTGACATTGAGGGACCGCAGCTGGGTGAGGCCGAAATCCACAAGGCATGGGAGGTTGTTATAGGCCAGGTTGAGGTGTCTCAGCTCTGTCAGGCCATCAAAAGCACCACCCTCAATCTCAAAGATGTAGTTCCTCTGCAAGTCCAGCTCCCTGAGGTGGCCCAGGCCCTCAAAGATGGACTCATCGAGCCTCATGATGATGTTCCTCGCCAGGGACACGGACTCCAGTGAAGACAGGTT
This window of the Dama dama isolate Ldn47 chromosome 19, ASM3311817v1, whole genome shotgun sequence genome carries:
- the NRROS gene encoding transforming growth factor beta activator LRRC33; the encoded protein is MELLPLWLCLGFHFLTVEWRHRSGMVTAASQGGCELLDGVADCRGRNLATVPSDLPPSSRMLLLDANPLKTLGNNSLQRYPFLESLSLHDCYLERIGHVAFQEQAHLHSLSLPDNSLSESYKETAAALHSLRSLRMLDLSGNSLTEDMAALMLQNLSSLESVSLARNIIMRLDESIFEGLGHLRELDLQRNYIFEIEGGAFDGLTELRHLNLAYNNLPCLVDFGLTQLRSLNVSYNVLEWFLASGGEAAFELETLDLSHNQLLFFPLLPQCSKLHTLLLRDNSMGFYRDLYNTSSPQEMVAQFLLVDGNVTNITTVNLWEEFASSDLSGLRFLDMSQNQFQYLPDGFLKKMPSLSHLNLKQNCLMKLHIREHEPPGALVELDLSQNQLSELHLAPGLPGCLRSLRSFNLSSNQLLGVPTGLFANARNLATVDMSHNQISLCPSPAGLDPRGTPGCVDFRNVASLQSLSLEGCGLGALQDCSFQGTSLTHLDLSGNWGVLNGSIAPLWDVAPTLQVLSLRNVGLTSSFTELDFSAFENLRSLDLSGNALTSFPRFGGSLALQTLDLRRNWLTALPQRAVSEQLAGSLRTVYLSQNPYDCCGVEDWGALQRLHIVADLAMVTCNLSSKVIRLTELPAGIPQVCKWERVDMGLLYLVLILPSCLTLLVACTITFLTFRKPLLQVIKSRCHWSSIY